TGCCCACCGATCTGCGCTTTCTGATGATCGACCCGAAAATGGTGGAGCTGACCCCCTACGACGGCATTCCCCACCTGGTGCGCAGCGTGGTGACCAACCCGGTGGACGCCGCCGGGGTGCTGCTCGGCGCGGTGGCCCACATGGAGCGGCGCTACAAGATGATGTCGCAGGTGGGGGCCAAGAATCTGGAGCAGTACAACGCCAAGATGCGCCAGGTCAATGAAACCGAACTGCCGCATCTGGTCATCATCATTGACGAGCTGGCCGACCTGATGATCACCTCACCCAAAGAAGTCGAGTCGGCGATCATGCGCCTGGCACAGATGGCCCGCGCCACCGGCATGCACCTGGTTCTGGCGACCCAGCGGCCCAGCGTGGACATTCTGACCAGCCTCATTAAAGTGAACGTGCCCGCCCGCATCGCCTTCGCGGTCAGCAGTTCGCACGATTCGCGCACCATTCTGGACAGCATGGGGGCCGAGCGCCTCACCGGCATGGGCGACATGCTGTTTTACCAGCCGGGCCTGGTCAAGCCGATCCGGCTTCAGGGGCCGTATATCAGCGAGGACGAATCCAACCGGATCACCGAGGAGCTGCGCCGTCAGGTGTTCGACGACGCCTTCGTGGAACTCTACGGCCCAGATTTCGACGGCGGCATCGAGGCGGGCGGACCGAGCCATGACAAGGGCAACATGGACTTCTCCGACCCGCTGCTGAGGCAGGCCGCCGAGATCTGCATCGAGGAAGGCCAGGGCAGCGTCAGCCGTCTACAACGCCGCCTGTCGGTGGGCCACGCCAGAGCGGGCAAGCTGATGGACCTGCTCGAAGCGATGGGCATTGTGTCAAAGCACCAGGGCAGCAAGCCTAGAGAAGTCCTGATTAATAGAGAGGACTTGCCGGAGTATTTCGGGAAGTAGCAAAATGGAGAACCGGATGCGCCTCTCCACCCTGGAACAACTCCTGGACACCCTCGACCACCTCTTTGATGACGGTTCGGACTGGACCAGACGAAACGCCCACGACCACTGGGCCGACCTCTTTGGCCGCCCAGATCACCCACTCAACTCCGACTTGCCAGATGCCAATCTGGTGGACTGGCAAAAACGCGGCCTGCTCCCCACCACTGACCTGCCGAGGACCGGGAGCAAAATGGCACTGGACATCGGCTGCGGCTTGGGCCGGAATACCCGCTGGCTGGCGGCTCAGGGCTACTGCGCCACAGGCGTCGATCTCTCTCGCTACGCGGTGAGCCATGCCCGTGAGCGGTCTCCCGATTCCAGCGCCTCCTATGCCGAATGCGATGTCTTGCGCGAAGAGATCCCGGGCGGACCATTTGATGTGGTGTACGATTCGGGGTGCTTTCACCATCTCGCACCGCACCGAAGGCTGTCCTACCTCACGGCCCTGTCAGCATGTCTCAAACCCGGCGGACTCTTCGGCATCTGCACCTTTGCGCCGGGTGAAATGGGCAGCGTGGCTGATGACTTGACGCTGTTCAGACAAGGCAGACTCGAAGGGGGAACCGCGTACAGCACGGACGACTTGCAGGCGGTGTTCTCCGAACTGGAGCTGCTGGACAGCGGCCCCCTAAGCCCTGACAATGCTGAGGCTGTGTTTGCAATGGGTTTCCTGAATGCTGCCCTTTTCCGTCGTCCAGAATGATGCACAGAATTTGAGTGTTGCTCATCTCTGCAAAAGTTACACGCCATACGCCCACATAAAAACCGCCCCCCGAAAGGAGCGGCCCTGATAGTCATCTCAAGTTCAGGCGGCGTTCTTGCTGACCTTGTTGCTGTTGGCGGTCTTGGCGCTCTCGACCAGTGCGGCAAACGCTTCCGGCTCGCGGGCGGCGATATCGGCCAGAATCTTGCGGTTCAGATCAATCTGCGCGAGTTTGAGACCGGCAATAAAGTTGGAATAGTTCATGCCGTGCAGGCGAGCGCCCGCATTGATGCGCTGAATCCACAGACGACGGAAATCGCGCTTCTTGTTGCGGCGATCCCGGTACTCGTAGGTCGCGGCGTTGAGCAGCGTCTGGAAGGCCATCTTGTACTGCTTGGAGCGTGATCCCCAGAAGCCCTTGGCCCGCTTGAGCACCTTTTTATGGCGGCGGCGGCGAATGATGCCGGTCTTGGTGCGTGGCATACCTTATCTCCTCCCAGGCAGGGCGGCTTTCATACGCGCCCATTCGCTCTTGGCCAGCACAAAGCCTTTGCCTTTGCCGCTGATCTCGTCGCCGCTCTTGCCGGTGTTCTGGTGGCGCTTGCCACTCTTGAACGCCATCACTTTGCCAGTGGCGGTGATCTTGATGCGCCTCACGGCGCTTTTCTTGGTCTTTACTTTCGGCATGATTCTCCTCAAAAGCCCGGCGGACAGCCCCTAAATTGGGGCGTCGCCGTCTGGGGGTCAGCGGGCCGCGCTCGGGAGCGCTGTTGATGCCCGGCCCCACTTGCGGCCAAGAAAAGACTATACAGGGCAGCGGGGCAGGGAAGCAAGGGCCTGATCTGGCCTGATTCAGGCTACCGCGACTCCAATCACAGTTGACACATTGCCAGCTCGGGGGTACTATTTCTAAGCGCCGGAAAACGGGGCAAAGCAGTTAACGCAGGGTAGAGCAGTCTGGTAGCTCGTCGGGCTCATAACCCGGAGGTCGCAGGTTCAAATCCTGTCCCTGCAACCAACATCAAAAGTACCCCAGTCCAAGTGGCTGGGGCTTTTGCTTGTCCTCCGGACTGAGGCAGCATCCGTCAGAGCGCCGCCACCACGTGCGCCTCGTCCGGCCCGAGCGGCTCGAAGCGTAGGCGAAACAGATCGTAGGTGTTCTCGGCGATAAAAAGGCTGCCCGGTTCAGCGTTGCGCCGCCGGACGCGCTCGCGGGCCAGGTCTTCGGGCGTGTTCAAAGTGTAGATCGTGAGCGGCACGCCGAGTGCAGCCGCCTCCGAACGCAGTTCGTCACGCTCGCGGCGGCTCCACAGGCCCTCGTCCAGAATAACGGGCAGGCCCAGTTCCAGTACGCGGAGCCACTGCCGCCGCATCAGACTGTAAACCCTCGAGCGGGAGTCACCGAAGTCGGCGGCGGGTGGGTCCTGACCGTGAAGGGCGACCATCCACTCGTCACTGCTGAATCTCATGGCTGGCAACTCCGTTTCCAGCTGGCGGGCGAGGGTCGTCTTGCCACTGCCCAGAAAACCGTGCATGGCGTGGATGGTGGGCCGACTCACGCCCGACTCATGGCCGACTCAGGGCCGCCGCAGGGCCGGGACGCCGCCGGGAAAGGCCACCGCCTCCAGTCCGTCGGCGCGCAGGAAGCGGGCCGCCAGCGTGCTGCGAACGCCGCGCTCGCAGAGGACGACCAGCGGACCGTCGGCGGCGCTCAGGCCGTGCTCGCCCTCCTCGATCTGGGCCAGCGTCACGGCGCGGCTGGGATTGGGGATCAGGGAGGACAGCGGCTCAGCCCTTTGCAGGGCACCGGGGCGCAGGTCAATGACGAGGTACTGAGGACCAGGCAGCATGTGAACAGTTTAGGCGACTCACAATACCGAGTGGGCCGCTCAGGTATGCTGATTTCATGAACGAAGTCAGCCCGCAGGAAACCCAGACCAGAATGAAAGACGGCGCGATGCTCATTGACGTGCGTGAGCAGAGTGAATACGAGGATGTCCATGCCCAGGGCGCGAAACTGATGCCGCTGAGCGAATTCGCGGCGAGTTACAGCGAATTGCCCAGGGACAAAGAGCTGGTGATGATCTGCCGCAGCGGGGCACGCAGCGCCCAGGCCGCCCAGCACCTGCTGGACAACGGGTACAGCCATGTCTCCAACCTCAAGGGCGGCACCCTGGCCTGGCAGGAAGCGGGCCTGCCCACCGAGGCGGGAGCATCATGAGCGAAGACGCTAATCCCGGTATCAACCCGGCCGCCGCGCCTGCCCCGGCGGGTTTGCCGGACGAGGCGCAGGTACGCGAGGCACTGAAGATCGTCAAGGACCCGGAAATCCCGGTGAATGTGGTGGACCTGGGCCTGATCTACGGCGTGGACATCACCGCCGAGGGTGTGGTCGACGTGACCATGACACTGACCTCGGTGGGTTGCCCAGTGCAGGACCTGATCCGCTCCGACGCCGAGATGGCCGTGATGCGCCTGGACGGAGTCAACCGGGTGAATGTGGAGTTTGTCTGGACGCCGCCCTGGAGTCCGGAAAAGATGACCGAAGACGGCAAGCGCCAGATGCGGATGTTCGGCTTCAACATCTGAGACACGCTTTCTGAGACGCCCCGGCCTCTGCGCCGGGGCGTTTTTGCTGCCTGGCCGCTAGAGTGGGGACATGACCAATCCCTTTCTGAGCGCCGACGGAGCCGCCCGCTACGCCGCCGGACGCCCCGACGTGCAGCCGCTGGTGCTGGCACGGGTCGAGCCGTTTCTGGCAGGCACAGCCCTGGGCGTGGACGTGGCCTGCGGCACCGGGCAATGCAGCGTGGCGCTGGCCGAACTGGTGGCCGAGGTGCGGGCATTCGACATTTCAAAGGAAATGCTGGCCCATGCCCGGCCCCACCCGCGCGTGAGCTACGCCCTCTCCCCTGCCGAGACGCTGCCTTTGCCGGACGGCTGCGCCGATGTGCTGACGGTGTTCATGGCCTTTCACTGGCTCAGGCGTGAAGAGTTTCTGGCTGAGGCGCGGCGGGCGCTGAAACCGGGCGGCCTGCTGGCGATCTGCAACAGTTGGTTTGAGGGCGAGATGACGGGGGAGCCGAAATTTGCCGACTTCTGGCAAAGCTATCTGCGACGCTACCCGAGCGCTGACCGTGACCGCCGCCCCTTCGGCCAAACTGAGGCGGAAGCTGCCGGGTTCTCTCTCCACGCCGAGCGCTTCACCCACCCTGTGACGCTGAGCCGAGAGCTATTGATCGCCTATTTTCTGACCCAGAGCAATACCATCACTGTGACCGACGCGGGGCGCGAGACACCGGAACAGGTAGCGACTTGGCTTCACGAACAACTCGCCCCCCTGCTGCCGGACGGCGAGGGAGGCGAGTTCGTGTTTGGAGCCGAGGTCAAAGTCCTGACGCCGCTGGGCTGACTTATCCCGGTACGGGTGTCCTGACCTGGGGCCGGGCCAGTGCCACGACGACCAGCAGCACCGCCAGCACGCCGCCGCTGAAAATGTACGGCGCGTGGTGGCTGACCGTCTGGTAGAGGCCAGTGCCGATCAGCGGGCCGGTCATGCGGCCCAGCGCCAGCGCCGAGGAATTGAGGCCCGCCACCTGCCCCTGCTGGTTCTCGTTAACGCTGAGTGACAGGGCGGCCGAGAGGCTGGGGCCGAGGATGGCGCTGCCGATGCCGATCAGGGCGAGTGACCCGGCCATGGTCCAGAACACGCTGGCGGCACTCAGGGCGAACATGCCCGCGCCCATCACGACCAGCCCCACCGGAATCAGCGTGGTGGAAGACACCCGCTTGCTGAGGGGCCGGATCGCGCCGCCCTGCACCGCCGCCGAGATCAGCCCGAAGAGGGCCAGCATCCCGCCGACGACCTGCGGGGTCTGGGCCACCGTCAGATGCAGATTGTCCTGCACATAAAAGCTGATGGTCTGCTCCATGCCCACCGAGGCCAGCGTGAAGAGGGTGCTGATCACCAGAAACACGATGATGGGGCCGCGGGCCAGCGCAAAGCGGCTGCCAGTGGCCGGGGCCGAGGTGCCGGGAGCGCGGGTCTCGCGCAGGGTCAGTCTCGCCAGCAGCGCCGTGACCAGGCCCAGCCCGGCACTGAAGTACACCGGCACAGTCAGGCCGAAGTTCGCCAGCACGCCGCCCAGGCCCGGCCCGAAGATGACGCCCAGTCCGAAGGCCGCGCCGATCAGGCCCATCGCGGCGGCGCGGTTGCCCCTATCCGTCAGGTCGGCCATCATCGCCTGGGCGGTGGGCAAAGTGGCGCTCGACAGAATGCCGCCGAGGAAGCGTGCCCCGACCAGCAACATGAACAGCAAGGTGCCGCTCAGGACCCCGCGCAGGCCCAGGTCAGCGACGATGGCAAACAGCCCGAAGCTCAGCGAGAAGCCGATGAGGCCCATCACCAGCACCGGCTTGCGGCCTATGCGCTCGGAGCGCGCTCCCCAGATCGGGCTGAACACGAACTGCATCAGGCTGTAGGCGGTGGAAAACCAGCCGGTCTGCGATTCGGTCAGGCCGAGTTGGCGCGAGAGCGGTCCGAAAATCGGAAACAGCACCGACAGGCCCAGCATCGCCACGAAGATGGTCAGGAACAGAATCAGTTTGGCGCGTCCCACGCTGGCTTGTGGCTGCGCGGGTTGCGGCGGGCTGGTGGGGGCGGTCATAAGAGAGAGTCTACTCCGCAGCACTGACCGAACGGTAAGTCAGAAAACACTGCGCCGACACCCTCACCACGACTTCCCCAGCACGGCACAGCTGGCCCCCTCACGATCTGGCCCCGGCCCGCCCCAGATAGTCCGGCTCCGTGAAGACGCCGCCCTGGAAGCGCGCCGCGTGGCTGCCGGGTGCAGGGACGATGTGCCCGATCTCGGCAGCGTACTCCTCGGCATTGTCCTCAGGCGCGTAGCCCAGCGCGTCCCAGCCGTCCGGATTCATCCAGCGCCGGGTATTGCCGCTGATGCCCGCCACCGTCAAATAGGTCACGCCCGGCGCGTCGACGGCCCGCCGGAAGAGCTGCGCGGCGTCGCGCGGCGAGAGCCAGGTGGCCAGGTTGCGGGCCTCGCGGGGGCGCTCCAGAAACGAGCAGATGCGGACCGAGACGAATTCCAGACCGTAGCGGTCCACGTACATCCGGCCCAGCGCCTCGCCGAAGACCTTGCTGACGCCGTAGAAAGTGTCGGGGCGCACCGGCCCATTCATGCCGGTGGGTTCGTGGGGCGCGTAGCCGACGGCGTGAATGCTGGAGGCGAAGGCCACCCGGCGCACCCCGCAGAGCTGCGCCGCTGCCAGCAGATTGGCGGTGCCGTCCATATTCGCGGCGCGAATCACCGGATAAGTGTCCTCGTCGGGAATGCCGCCCAGATGAATCACGGCGTCCATGCCCTGCGTGACCTCGCGCACCGCTGCCGGGTCGGTCAGGTCGGCGGGGCACAGTTCCTCACCCGGCCCGGCAGGTGGCAGCCCGGCCAGTGCGGCAGGCAGATCGCTCAGGCGCAGCAGCCCGTAGTGGCCGCGCAGATGCTGGCGCAGGGCCGTACCGATGTGGCCCGCCGCGCCGGTCAGCAGCACCCGCTGGGGGCGGGAAACGGACGTGGGAGAAGAGTCTGTCATGGCCCCAGCCTAGACCTTCGGCGGCGGACGTTCGTCCATATCCTTCTGCGCTGTTTTACCCTGCCAGTCGATCCGGGCGAGCGAGAGATGGACTGCGGAAGGCTCGACTCCGGGCTGCCTGAGGCCTATGAAGCAATCCGGTGAATTTATTCATGTCAGCCACCTGCCCCTCTCCCCTTCCTGGCGGAGAGGCCTGATTGACTACGGAGGCTTACGAAACTTCTCGATTTTCTGAACACCCAATTCAGCACCCCGGGGGGCCAGCGCCTCGGCGCTCAGGCGGTCCTTCCTCCCGAGGGCGGCGCGGCAGACCCTGAGCCCCCTCTGGCCGCTGCAACCCGACGCGCTGGCCCTGTCGGCACCCTGCTTGAGCGCCCCAGCAGCCTGGACGACCTCGAACGCCTGGAGCACTCAGCAGCCACACAAGCGCCACAAGCGCCTGCACCGGGCCTGACGAGCCTGGGACAGTAGCTTTGCCGCTGCTGCTGGAACACGCCCGCAGCGACCCGCCGGGGGCCTCGGGCATGAGCACCTGGCTGCCCGCCGCCCTCACGTATCAGCACCACCGCGCTCAACGTGAAATGAACCGCCGACCATAGCAGCGGGGCACTGAAAGTCGATTTCAGCGCCCCGCTCTTTTCATTACCCGGTGGCTCAGGGCAGTTTGACTTCGAACACCAGCGGCCAGCGCTTGCCGGTCAGCAGCAGCGTACCCCTGGCCGCGTTGAAGGCGATCCCGTTGGGCACGTCGTCGAAGCCCAGTTCCTGACCGGCTTTGGCAGCGGCGGCCTGCGCCTCGCGGGCCAGGTTCGTCACGTCAATCCAGGCGGTGACCTTGCCTGACTGCGGGTCGATGCGGGCCACCTTGTTGCTCAGCCAAACGTTGGCGTACACACTGCCGCCCGCGTATTCCAGCTCATTGAGATTGGTGATCGCCGCACCCCGGTCGGATACCCGGACGCGGCGGGTCACGGCAAAGGTGTCGGGGTCGCGCCAGACCAGCGTGTCGGAGCCGTCACTCATGATCAGCGATTTGCCGTCGTTGGTGAGGCCCCAGCCCTCGCCCCGGTAGCGCAACTGTCCCAGGCTCCGCAAGTTTCGTGCGTCGTAGAGGTACGCCAGCCCGTCTTGCCAGGTGAGCTGGTAAGCCACGTCGCCCAGCACCGTCAGGCCCTCGGAGAAGACCTTACTGCTCGGCGGCGCGCGGCGCTGCATGACCTCGCCAGTCTGCGGGTTGGTGCGCCGGATGCTGCTCTCCCCCACCAGCCCGGTACTCTCGAACAGCACGCCGTCCACCAGTTCCAAGCCCTCGGTAAAGGCCGCCGGGTCGTGCGGGTATCTTCCCACCACCCTGGGAATCAGTGTCGGGACGCCGGACGCCGGAGCGGGCGCAGCTTTGGGTGAGGTGGAAGCAGCCGCAGAAGGGGTCATGGTGGGTGCAGGCGCAGCGGGAGCGGAAACCGAGGCCCTGGTGAGCGGAAGCGGCGAAGCAGACTGTCCCGGCGTGGCCGCCTGCGCAGATAACGACAGCAGCAGACAAAGCAGGAGGGAGCGGCGCGTCATGGTGCTCAGCATAGAGGGGTCAGGGTCAACAAACGTCCGCCTTTTGGCCCAGTCAGCCTTAACATTCAAACCCGGCTTGGTCTCTCAAGCGGCCAGCAGGTCCAGGCCCAGAAAGCGCCACAGCGTCCGGCGCGGCACCCGGATGCCCGCAGGGCTTTCCACGGCGGGCATCCGGCCCTCGCGAATCCAGCGGCGCACGGTGCGCTCGTGGGTGCCGGTAAACTCGGCGACTTCGCTGACTTTCAGGAGCTTGGGCAGGGTCTGGAACTGTTCGCTTAGGGTCACATGATCCTCCAGGCGGGGCGGGCAGAGATTTACCACAGGCGGCGGGCGCGAGGCAACAGCGTGGGGGCAGCCGGAGACAACGAAAAAAGGCCGCCACAAGGCAGCCTCCACTGGATCAGATGTTGATTGGGTTGAGCACGCAGCGCCGCGTCCGGCACAGCCTGACCGCCAGGCCCACCGAAGCGGGGCCGCCGGAAAAGCGGGCGCGGTTGAAAACAGC
This portion of the Deinococcus rubellus genome encodes:
- a CDS encoding class I SAM-dependent methyltransferase; this translates as MRLSTLEQLLDTLDHLFDDGSDWTRRNAHDHWADLFGRPDHPLNSDLPDANLVDWQKRGLLPTTDLPRTGSKMALDIGCGLGRNTRWLAAQGYCATGVDLSRYAVSHARERSPDSSASYAECDVLREEIPGGPFDVVYDSGCFHHLAPHRRLSYLTALSACLKPGGLFGICTFAPGEMGSVADDLTLFRQGRLEGGTAYSTDDLQAVFSELELLDSGPLSPDNAEAVFAMGFLNAALFRRPE
- the rplT gene encoding 50S ribosomal protein L20: MPRTKTGIIRRRRHKKVLKRAKGFWGSRSKQYKMAFQTLLNAATYEYRDRRNKKRDFRRLWIQRINAGARLHGMNYSNFIAGLKLAQIDLNRKILADIAAREPEAFAALVESAKTANSNKVSKNAA
- the rpmI gene encoding 50S ribosomal protein L35, which produces MPKVKTKKSAVRRIKITATGKVMAFKSGKRHQNTGKSGDEISGKGKGFVLAKSEWARMKAALPGRR
- a CDS encoding AAA family ATPase, which produces MSRPTIHAMHGFLGSGKTTLARQLETELPAMRFSSDEWMVALHGQDPPAADFGDSRSRVYSLMRRQWLRVLELGLPVILDEGLWSRRERDELRSEAAALGVPLTIYTLNTPEDLARERVRRRNAEPGSLFIAENTYDLFRLRFEPLGPDEAHVVAAL
- a CDS encoding rhodanese-like domain-containing protein gives rise to the protein MLPGPQYLVIDLRPGALQRAEPLSSLIPNPSRAVTLAQIEEGEHGLSAADGPLVVLCERGVRSTLAARFLRADGLEAVAFPGGVPALRRP
- a CDS encoding rhodanese-like domain-containing protein — its product is MNEVSPQETQTRMKDGAMLIDVREQSEYEDVHAQGAKLMPLSEFAASYSELPRDKELVMICRSGARSAQAAQHLLDNGYSHVSNLKGGTLAWQEAGLPTEAGAS
- a CDS encoding metal-sulfur cluster assembly factor; the protein is MSEDANPGINPAAAPAPAGLPDEAQVREALKIVKDPEIPVNVVDLGLIYGVDITAEGVVDVTMTLTSVGCPVQDLIRSDAEMAVMRLDGVNRVNVEFVWTPPWSPEKMTEDGKRQMRMFGFNI
- a CDS encoding class I SAM-dependent methyltransferase → MTNPFLSADGAARYAAGRPDVQPLVLARVEPFLAGTALGVDVACGTGQCSVALAELVAEVRAFDISKEMLAHARPHPRVSYALSPAETLPLPDGCADVLTVFMAFHWLRREEFLAEARRALKPGGLLAICNSWFEGEMTGEPKFADFWQSYLRRYPSADRDRRPFGQTEAEAAGFSLHAERFTHPVTLSRELLIAYFLTQSNTITVTDAGRETPEQVATWLHEQLAPLLPDGEGGEFVFGAEVKVLTPLG
- a CDS encoding MFS transporter codes for the protein MTAPTSPPQPAQPQASVGRAKLILFLTIFVAMLGLSVLFPIFGPLSRQLGLTESQTGWFSTAYSLMQFVFSPIWGARSERIGRKPVLVMGLIGFSLSFGLFAIVADLGLRGVLSGTLLFMLLVGARFLGGILSSATLPTAQAMMADLTDRGNRAAAMGLIGAAFGLGVIFGPGLGGVLANFGLTVPVYFSAGLGLVTALLARLTLRETRAPGTSAPATGSRFALARGPIIVFLVISTLFTLASVGMEQTISFYVQDNLHLTVAQTPQVVGGMLALFGLISAAVQGGAIRPLSKRVSSTTLIPVGLVVMGAGMFALSAASVFWTMAGSLALIGIGSAILGPSLSAALSLSVNENQQGQVAGLNSSALALGRMTGPLIGTGLYQTVSHHAPYIFSGGVLAVLLVVVALARPQVRTPVPG
- a CDS encoding NAD-dependent epimerase/dehydratase family protein, producing the protein MTDSSPTSVSRPQRVLLTGAAGHIGTALRQHLRGHYGLLRLSDLPAALAGLPPAGPGEELCPADLTDPAAVREVTQGMDAVIHLGGIPDEDTYPVIRAANMDGTANLLAAAQLCGVRRVAFASSIHAVGYAPHEPTGMNGPVRPDTFYGVSKVFGEALGRMYVDRYGLEFVSVRICSFLERPREARNLATWLSPRDAAQLFRRAVDAPGVTYLTVAGISGNTRRWMNPDGWDALGYAPEDNAEEYAAEIGHIVPAPGSHAARFQGGVFTEPDYLGRAGARS
- a CDS encoding glutaminyl-peptide cyclotransferase, whose protein sequence is MTPSAAASTSPKAAPAPASGVPTLIPRVVGRYPHDPAAFTEGLELVDGVLFESTGLVGESSIRRTNPQTGEVMQRRAPPSSKVFSEGLTVLGDVAYQLTWQDGLAYLYDARNLRSLGQLRYRGEGWGLTNDGKSLIMSDGSDTLVWRDPDTFAVTRRVRVSDRGAAITNLNELEYAGGSVYANVWLSNKVARIDPQSGKVTAWIDVTNLAREAQAAAAKAGQELGFDDVPNGIAFNAARGTLLLTGKRWPLVFEVKLP
- a CDS encoding helix-turn-helix domain-containing protein is translated as MTLSEQFQTLPKLLKVSEVAEFTGTHERTVRRWIREGRMPAVESPAGIRVPRRTLWRFLGLDLLAA